The window TTACATGGAGCAACCTGAGGGTTATATAGTGTCTGTCCAAGAAAACAAAGTATGTAAATTGCTAAAATCTTTGTATGGGCTAAAGCAAGCGCctaaacagtggcatgaaaaatTTGATCAAGTATTGATTAATGATGGTTTTTCATCAATTGAAGTAGATAAATGTGTTTATACAAAATGTTTAGATGGTGCATGTGTTGTTATTTGTCTTTATGTGGACGAGATGTTTATTTTTAGTTCTAGCCTTGATTTGGTACATAAaaccaaaattttcttgtcttcTAATTTTGAGATGAAAGACATGGGAGAAGCAAGTGTTATTTTAGGCATGAAAATTATAAGAGATGTCAATAGTTTGATGCTGAATCAAGAATATTATATTGAAAGAATTCTTaaaaaatttgataattttgatgtGGTACCTGTAAGCACTCCTTATGATGCTAGTAGTCAATTAAAAAAGAATAAGGGAGAGATGCTGTAGATCAAAATAAATATGCTCAAGTTATTGGTAGTCTAATGCATTTGATAAATtttactagacctgatattgcataTGATGTGTGTAgattgagtagatatactcaAAACCTAAGTCATGATCATTGGAATGCATTAGTAAGagtaatgaaatatttgagaggcACCTTGAACTATGTTATTAAATATAGTGGATTTCACACTGTACTAGAAAGATACAGTGATGCTAACTGGATCTCTGATTCATATGAGACAAAATCCACTTGTGGTTATGTGTTCACCCTCGGTGGGGGTGCTGTGGCATGGAAATCAGCTAAACAAACAATAATAGCTAGATCTACCATGGAATCTGAGTTTGTGGCATTGAAATTGGCTGGCAATGAGGTTGAGGGGTTAAAGAACCTTTTGGCAAGTATTCCACCAGGAATAAAACCGACACCTTCTGTGTCAATGCATTGTGATTGCCAAGCTGTAATATCCATTGCCAAAAATAAATCCTTTAATGGGAAGAGTAGACATATCCGATTGAGACATAATATGATAAAGCAGCTGCTGAAAGATGGAATTATTTCCATAGATTATGTGAAGTCAGAAGTGAATTTGGCCGATCCTCTAACTAAACctttgggaagaaaattaataTCTGAAACATCAAGGGGAATGAGACTTTTGCCAATTTGAGTTATATCAACTATGATGGTAACCCAACatatgtgattggagatcccatgaagtaggttcatatgggtaataacaagtcattAGTTGATCAAATGTGCACTATTAAATTATATCCTCGTAAAGCCCCGTAACCTCTATGAATAATTTGGATTTAATTTGAGTTTAAGGATGTAATTTGAACAAACTCAAGCTATATGAATTATTTGAGTAGCACGAAGTTATTAAGGTATTTGGAACTAATGACTTCTGTCAAAGAATAAAAGTTGGATGGATGGTAATTAAAAGTATTATTAACAACTCTCGAAAGGAAATGAATTAAGGAACAAGGAAATACAAATGGAAAATGAGGGAATCAAAGATATGGGCTTAAGGTGACGGTGGATGGAATATGAGTTAGGTGACGTGGTTACTAGCTAGGAAACAAGGGGAcaaaaaggaaattgaaagaataaAATAGTTAAGCAAGATGAACACATCTGGATACATTTTTAAATTAAGGGAATGGGGTTAATCAAAGAGGAAGTTAAGAGCATCAATTTTTGATCTTCAGAGGTCGACGCTATGGGTGACGCGTCGCATCCCCATAGCCCTCAATTCTCCATCTGCCAAGAATGGGGGCAGTGAACTATGCCCATACGCCAACCTTGGCGTTCACTTAAATTTTATAGAGCTGTGACGCACGCGATAGTGCATGCGATGCGTCCCAGGCGGCATGCGATCTTTGAAGCCTTTTTAAGGCAATTACGGGAGGAAATTGGTCTTTTATGTTTTGAAGCTTTGTCTTTGAAGACTTAGAGAGAGAAGAAAGCTCTCTACCATTAATACACCTTAAGgtaagaatttaatttttttcttggtAGATCTAGTTCATTAAATACACCTCTTAACTCTTCAACTACATGGAAATTCTAGATTTGTtgaagaaaatctcaagaacacttcaAGAACCCAAATCTTGAATTCTTCTAGGGTTGAACAAAAAGGTAATCCCTTCATTCCAAACTTATACATTATACTCCATGGATGTAGAAGAGTATATTTACGAAGATCGATTTGTATTTAGGCCTCTATTCACGAAACCCTAGAAGAATGGGTTGGTAGGGATGATGAAGAATGTTGGGTCTTGTTCAACGATGTTATTTTGAGCTTTCAATGGAATGAATAGATCCCATGACATGTTTAATGAAGGATTTTGAGTTAAAGTTCAAGGATTTACCTTCAAATGATGAAATGGGGATTTTTGCTAAACTTATGAAATTAGACTTAAAGTGTTGGGCACTTAGTTGGGTTAGTTGGTATTGTTGTGACTCGTTATTGAATTATGTGAGTTCGTATATATAGATTGTGACTCGTCGACATTATTGGATCATTTGGGGTAAGGTTAGAAGCAATTTGAGGTACGTTGAAACTTATTACCTTCGGAGCTTTTCTCCAAACTCATATCGAAACACGATTAAATTCATCTTCTAAATGTGAGTCCTATCTTGTGGGGACGAGCGAGTTGGGGTTGTACCATTTTTTACATCATAAAAGATTTTGAGTGCTAtgaatattattttcttgaaatgttattcaaattttaaaactaaacaaaTGAGAATAGCActtgtagtattttttttatatgcaAATACATGAGTGGTGAAATATTTTGGATTTAACTATTTTCAAGTAGTTGGTTTGGCTATGAATATCGTCATTGATAAATGTAAAGGTTTTGGGAGTTACTTAAGTTCGCCGAGATTGACCTTGGATATTTTCCTCATTAGGTCataaaactacacgtgccggtgtaggcgtAGAACCTACCTTACAGTTGGGGACTACGACAGAGTACTTCCCATTAAGGGGTACTATTGTGCTACTTTATTAGCATGGTTGAGTCGACTCGTGCGGCACcacgatgagacgacctgagcaagtagggtatatgatacttgccgctaggtacataacctagttgacttTTCTTcgtgtcggtgatggtatagtgCTCCCGATAAATGAAAAATCTAACATGATTTTGTAATGATCAACGCTAAAGGAAAATCtaacattattttattttattttctaaattgttaaTTGATATAAATGTTTCTTTCTTATATCAATTGTTATTGCATATCTTACCACTCCTTAAGGCTTGTCCTATATTTTTATTGGGGAACCATTCATGATTCGTACTTGGCATGTGGAGCTTAGGCCTTTCGGCCACATTTTCATTTCTGTTTTCAGGGACTGGACCTTAGCAACTTGGACCGCGTGGATAGGACAACTCtacatttcttgttgatacttttgGTGAGACTCCACCCTCGCACCTGTGGAggactttattatattatcattattttgagCCACCGGGTTATGCCTTGGTTTGCTATGTCATTCCGTGTCATAGAGATTCCATAGACAATAGTAGTATTTATTTTGGGTTGTAATCTTATGGTTACTCATATGGCATGCATGAATGAAACTTTCTTCTACCTTTTTGAAGTTTTCTTTCAAAGTAAAATAGTTGCTTAAagatatttttatgatttgggttATATCTTAAGATGATTGTTTTTGAAGAGGCTTTCATATCCCCTATTAGGCATATAGATGAGTATTAATTTCTGGGATGGTTCACTCAGGTCGGGTAGAGTACTGAGTGCCGGTCACGTAGTtttagggcgtgacaaacttggtatcaaagccctaggttctAATTCGAGTCCTAGGAAATCTATGGAATCGTGTCTGGTAAGGTTCtccttatgggtgtgttgtgcaccacacttatagcgaAAAGACTATATTGACATTATAAGAACacttcactctttcttcttattctagaaTCGTGAAATAGAGCTAAGAAATATTTCCTAACTCATACGCTATATCTATTGGCAGAAGATGGTGAACACGCGTGGCAGTAATATGAACCGAAAAGCTGCTCCTATTCCCGATGCGGCTTCGGAAGGGGTACCCGGTAGGCCTAGGGGCCGACCCCCAAGAGTTGCAAGAGCCCCGACTGTGCCAGTTCCAATTGCTCCAAGGATGGTCCAAGAGCTCGAGGAAGAAGTTGATGAGGCACCTGCTCCACCTCCAGAACCAAATCACTTGGAAAAGACCCTCACTGATATTAAAAAGGCTATGGATACTTTTGCTGACCTCATGGCTATGCAGACCCAACAGAACCTTCAAGTGGGTATTTAGGAACTCCAACAAGGAGGGATGAAAGTGTCAGTGGTTGAGGACATGGCACAGTTGGCCATGAAATTTGTGAGACTTGAGACGCCGATTTTTACCGGTACAGATCCTACTGCAGACCCGCAGGACTTCTTGGAGGAAGTTGAGAAAGCTACTACTTTACTGGGAGTTAAAGACTATCGGGTGGTTCGATTGACAACCTACGAATTGAAAGACATTGCTGACCTCTGGTTCAAAGGGATAGAGAAAAGTAGACCGGAGGATGCACCTCCAATGGTTTGGGCAGAGTTTAAGAAGATCTTCATTAAGAAGTGGTTACCACCGAGAGTGAGAGCTGCCCTTGCGATATTATTTGAGACCTTGAAGCAGGATACCTTGATGTTCCTAGAGTATAGCATTAAATTTGAGAAATTATCTCGTTATGCTCCCCACCTCATCCCCACTGAGGATGAGAAGATTGATCGCTTTGCTCGTGGCTTGATTCTGGGCATCAGAAAAGAATACAACTACTAGGAGAAGAAATACTACCTTTACTAACTTTGTGGATCTAGCAATGGATCTCGAAAGGATTCATTAGGAGGAGAGGGCCAACAGGGAGCAAAACAAAAAGGCCCGTGCTTTTGGCACTTTCAGTGCAGTGCCAAGTCCAGGCAAGGGGCAAAGCAGCAGAGGGCCATCTAGTTCACCACAGTCTAGGGTACAAACAGCTTTTAGTAGCCCTCCAGTGGCATACAGTTTCGGACATGGAGGCTAGTCTAGGACCGTTCAGAGTGACCATCGTACTGCACATCAGGCTCAGAGTAGTGTGGGTTCTCAACAGTGTCAGTCGAATATTACAAGGGGACCCCGTGGTCCATGCTATGGTTGTAGGTTGATGGGTCATATTCGAAAGTTTTCCCCTAATGGGCAACATGATTCGAGAGCTTATCCGACACCTTTTACGGCTACTACTTTGGTTGCACCACCCCCACCTAGGGGTAAAGGAGTCCACAGTTGGCGCAATGCAGGAAAGGTGCCGCAGACAGCTGCCACTTCTTAGAGGTCTCATCCTCATTTCTATGCCATGCCTACTCATCCTACTGCAGAGGCTTTAGATGCGGTCGTCATAGGTATACTTACTATTTGTACTCTAGATGTTTATACTCTTATGGATCCCGGATCTACTTTTTCCTATGTTACTCCGTACTTTGCTTTGGATTTTGGGATAGAGCCAGAACAACTACTTGAACCATTTTCTATGTCGACTccggtgggagattctcttattgccTCCCGCGTCTATATGAGTTGTGTGATTA of the Nicotiana tabacum cultivar K326 chromosome 7, ASM71507v2, whole genome shotgun sequence genome contains:
- the LOC142162370 gene encoding uncharacterized protein LOC142162370 translates to MKVSVVEDMAQLAMKFVRLETPIFTGTDPTADPQDFLEEVEKATTLLGVKDYRVVRLTTYELKDIADLWFKGIEKSRPEDAPPMVWAEFKKIFIKKWLPPRVRAALAILFETLKQDTLMFLEYSIKFEKLSRYAPHLIPTEDEKIDRFARGLILGIRKEYNY